A part of Mycolicibacterium sp. TUM20985 genomic DNA contains:
- the rocD gene encoding ornithine--oxo-acid transaminase — protein MDDQYAARNYSPLPVVAASAEGAWITDVEGRRYLDCLAAYSAVNFGHRHPRITATAHAQLDTVTLVSRAFHSDRLGPFCAALAELCAKEMVLPMNSGAEAVESGLKVARKWGTDVKGVPASESNIIVAHNNFHGRTTTIISFSDDETARRGFGPYTPGFRAVPFGDADALAAAIDENTVAVLLEPIQGEAGIIVPPDDYLPRVRALCTEHDVLMIADEIQSGLARTGRTFACDHWGVVPDVYLLGKALGGGVVPLSAVVADRDVLGVLHPGEHGSTFGGNPLATAIGTTVVEMLKTGEFQSRSERLGEHLHRRLRSLIGHGVLAVRGHGLWAGVDIDPGIGTGKQISLRLAALGVLVKDTHGSTLRFAPPIVITEEEIDWAVDRFADVLADVLSAPTTAPA, from the coding sequence ATGGACGATCAGTACGCGGCGCGCAACTACTCGCCGCTGCCCGTCGTCGCGGCGTCCGCCGAGGGCGCCTGGATCACCGACGTCGAAGGCCGCCGCTACCTCGACTGCCTGGCCGCCTACTCGGCGGTGAACTTCGGGCACCGCCATCCGCGGATCACCGCGACGGCGCACGCTCAACTCGACACGGTGACCCTCGTCAGCCGCGCCTTCCACTCCGACCGGCTAGGCCCGTTCTGCGCCGCGCTCGCCGAGCTGTGCGCCAAGGAGATGGTGTTGCCGATGAACAGCGGCGCCGAAGCCGTGGAGAGCGGTCTCAAGGTTGCCCGCAAGTGGGGTACCGACGTCAAGGGCGTACCCGCAAGTGAGTCCAACATCATCGTGGCGCACAACAACTTTCACGGCCGTACCACGACGATCATCAGCTTCTCCGACGACGAGACGGCGCGCCGCGGCTTCGGCCCCTACACGCCCGGTTTCCGTGCGGTGCCCTTCGGGGACGCCGACGCGTTGGCCGCCGCCATCGACGAGAACACCGTCGCGGTCCTGCTCGAACCCATCCAGGGCGAGGCCGGCATCATCGTCCCGCCCGACGACTACCTGCCGCGAGTGCGCGCACTATGCACCGAGCACGACGTCCTGATGATTGCCGACGAGATCCAGTCCGGGCTGGCCCGCACCGGACGGACGTTCGCGTGCGATCACTGGGGTGTGGTCCCGGACGTGTACCTCCTCGGAAAGGCACTCGGCGGGGGCGTCGTGCCGCTGTCGGCCGTGGTCGCCGACCGCGACGTGCTCGGTGTCCTGCACCCGGGTGAGCACGGCTCGACGTTCGGCGGCAACCCGCTCGCGACGGCGATCGGTACCACCGTCGTCGAGATGCTGAAGACCGGTGAATTCCAGTCGCGATCAGAGCGTCTCGGCGAACATCTGCATCGCCGACTTCGCAGCCTGATCGGTCACGGCGTGCTCGCCGTACGCGGCCACGGGCTGTGGGCGGGTGTCGACATCGATCCAGGAATCGGCACCGGAAAGCAGATCAGCTTGCGGTTGGCCGCCCTCGGTGTTCTCGTCAAGGACACCCACGGTTCGACATTGAGATTCGCGCCACCCATCGTCATCACCGAGGAGGAGATCGACTGGGCCGTCGATCGGTTCGCCGACGTGCTGGCCGACGTGCTCTCTGCACCCACGACGGCGCCCGCTTGA
- a CDS encoding universal stress protein, producing MTVVVGFLPGKAGVSALNLGVEVARTLKTSLSVVTVVPKPWSTPSPAKVDAEYAQYADRLAADSASQATACVEAIDDTLEVSCHKYAHRSAPGGLLQAVADLKAEVLVLGSASDGSLGQVVVGSTADRLLHSSPVPLAVCPRGYRGSKSHGLTRITAAYPGTPDTLHVVERSAALAAQLGVPLRVITFAVRGRTMYPPEVGLDAETSILHSWALASREALAALKSTGVVGDDVVLQVVTGNGWDQALDAADWEDGEVLAIGTSPQGAIARVFLGSKGTKIVRHSPVPVLVLPN from the coding sequence ATGACGGTCGTCGTGGGGTTCCTGCCCGGCAAGGCCGGGGTGTCCGCGCTGAACCTGGGCGTCGAGGTAGCGCGCACCCTCAAGACGTCCCTGTCCGTCGTGACCGTCGTCCCCAAGCCGTGGTCCACGCCGTCCCCTGCCAAGGTCGACGCGGAGTACGCCCAGTACGCCGATCGGCTGGCGGCCGACTCGGCCAGCCAGGCCACGGCGTGCGTCGAAGCGATCGACGACACCCTCGAAGTCAGCTGTCACAAGTACGCTCACCGGTCGGCGCCCGGAGGTCTGCTGCAGGCCGTCGCGGACCTGAAAGCCGAAGTGCTGGTACTGGGTTCGGCATCGGACGGCAGCCTCGGCCAGGTCGTGGTCGGATCGACCGCCGATCGTCTGCTGCATTCGTCACCCGTGCCGCTGGCGGTCTGCCCGCGCGGCTATCGCGGATCCAAGTCCCACGGGCTGACCCGGATCACCGCCGCGTACCCGGGGACGCCCGACACGCTGCACGTCGTGGAGCGGTCCGCCGCCCTCGCAGCGCAACTCGGCGTACCGCTGCGGGTCATCACGTTCGCCGTGCGCGGCCGCACGATGTACCCACCGGAGGTCGGACTGGACGCCGAGACGTCCATCCTTCACTCGTGGGCACTGGCATCGCGAGAAGCGTTGGCGGCGTTGAAGAGCACGGGCGTCGTGGGAGACGACGTCGTCCTGCAGGTCGTCACGGGCAACGGCTGGGACCAGGCTCTGGACGCCGCGGACTGGGAAGACGGTGAAGTGCTCGCCATCGGCACGTCACCACAGGGTGCGATCGCTCGGGTCTTCCTGGGCTCGAAGGGAACCAAGATCGTGCGCCACAGCCCGGTGCCGGTACTGGTGCTGCCGAATTAG
- a CDS encoding dienelactone hydrolase family protein has translation MSSLATLSFDYELDGLDCHGVMVSGDDAQAPTVLVFHGMEGRSDAQVEFCERLAATGYRAVAVDIFGREVSQAVGREGMAAGAPAMDELLLDRDMLRDRLLRVVETVGGLPTVERDAMAAIGFCFGGLCVLDLARYDAPLRAVGSFHGVLTPPPVTPDTPIATRIAVYHGWEDPFAPPADVLALAAELTARGADWQVHAYGHAMHAFMAPFAHDPEHGIQYDEVTARRAWASLVDMLAETFGR, from the coding sequence ATGAGCTCGCTCGCAACCCTGTCGTTCGACTACGAACTCGACGGCCTCGACTGCCACGGCGTCATGGTGTCCGGTGACGACGCGCAGGCGCCCACCGTGCTGGTGTTCCACGGCATGGAAGGCCGCAGCGACGCGCAGGTCGAGTTCTGCGAGCGACTCGCCGCGACGGGGTACCGCGCAGTCGCGGTCGACATCTTCGGTCGCGAGGTCAGCCAGGCCGTCGGTCGCGAGGGCATGGCGGCAGGCGCCCCGGCGATGGATGAACTCCTGCTTGATCGGGACATGTTGCGCGACAGGTTATTGCGCGTGGTGGAGACCGTCGGCGGACTGCCCACGGTCGAGCGTGACGCCATGGCGGCGATCGGCTTCTGCTTCGGCGGACTGTGCGTCCTGGACTTGGCCAGGTATGACGCACCCTTGCGGGCCGTCGGCAGCTTCCACGGCGTGCTCACCCCGCCACCGGTCACACCCGATACGCCGATCGCCACCAGGATCGCCGTCTACCACGGGTGGGAGGACCCCTTCGCGCCACCGGCGGACGTGCTGGCGCTGGCCGCCGAACTAACCGCCCGCGGAGCCGACTGGCAGGTGCACGCCTACGGTCACGCGATGCACGCCTTCATGGCCCCCTTCGCCCACGATCCCGAACACGGGATTCAATACGACGAGGTGACGGCCCGACGTGCGTGGGCCAGCCTCGTCGACATGCTGGCCGAGACGTTCGGCCGGTAG
- a CDS encoding mycofactocin-coupled SDR family oxidoreductase, translating into MAGTLEGRVAFVTGAARGQGRAHAVRLAAEGADIVAIDVCGPVSDTITYAPATSVELAETASAVEATGRKVLAREVDIRDLAAQQQVVADAIEQFGRLDVVVANAGVLSWGRMFEMSEEQWDSVIDVNLNGTWRTMRAAVPAMIEAGNGGSIIVVSSSAGLKATPGNSHYAASKHGLVAITNSLALEVGEYGIRVNSIHPYSIDTPMVEPDAMMEIFGKYPSFIHSFSPMPFHPVNHEGKKGLKEFMTAEEVSDVVAWLAGDGSATISGSQIAVDRGTMKY; encoded by the coding sequence ATGGCGGGAACACTCGAGGGTCGCGTGGCATTCGTCACCGGCGCCGCACGGGGGCAGGGGCGGGCGCACGCGGTGCGACTGGCCGCCGAAGGTGCCGACATCGTCGCCATCGACGTGTGTGGGCCGGTGTCCGACACGATCACCTATGCGCCCGCGACGTCCGTCGAGCTCGCCGAGACCGCAAGCGCCGTGGAGGCGACGGGGCGCAAGGTGCTCGCCCGCGAGGTCGACATCCGAGATCTCGCCGCCCAGCAGCAGGTCGTCGCCGACGCCATCGAGCAGTTCGGCCGGCTCGACGTAGTGGTGGCCAATGCCGGCGTGCTCAGCTGGGGCCGGATGTTCGAGATGTCAGAAGAGCAGTGGGACAGCGTCATCGACGTCAACCTCAACGGCACCTGGCGAACCATGCGCGCCGCGGTGCCCGCCATGATCGAGGCGGGCAACGGCGGGTCGATCATCGTCGTCAGCTCGTCGGCAGGTCTCAAGGCCACCCCGGGCAACAGCCACTACGCCGCGTCCAAGCACGGCCTCGTCGCCATCACCAACTCGCTCGCGCTCGAGGTGGGGGAGTACGGCATCCGGGTCAACTCGATCCACCCGTATTCGATCGACACGCCGATGGTCGAGCCCGACGCCATGATGGAGATCTTCGGCAAGTACCCGAGCTTCATCCACAGCTTCTCGCCGATGCCGTTCCACCCCGTCAACCACGAGGGCAAGAAGGGGCTGAAGGAATTCATGACGGCCGAAGAGGTCTCGGACGTGGTGGCGTGGCTGGCCGGCGATGGCTCGGCGACGATCTCCGGGTCGCAGATCGCCGTCGACCGCGGAACGATGAAGTACTGA
- a CDS encoding SHOCT domain-containing protein, whose product MVGRYVKAQLMVLLCGGLVGPIFLAVYFALGEATRPYIGWMFWVGLLITAADVLIAIGLATYGAKSAAKTQMLETGGVLALAQVTFISETGTRINDQPMVKIGLHVEGPGIRPFDVEDRVIASVTRLPLITGRKLVVLVDPATNEYQIDWNRSALVGGMMPAQFTLAEDGNRTYDLSGQAGPLMEIMQILKANGVPLNGTIDIRSNPAVRQQVMNVVRRAAAQQVPPAAHMAAPSVDPAAAYVPPPMPAAPAPSTAQRLQELETLRAMGTISDAEYGTKRQQIISEL is encoded by the coding sequence ATGGTGGGACGTTACGTCAAGGCGCAGTTGATGGTGCTGCTGTGCGGCGGCCTCGTCGGCCCGATCTTCCTCGCCGTGTACTTCGCGCTCGGCGAGGCCACGCGACCCTACATCGGGTGGATGTTCTGGGTCGGCCTGCTGATCACCGCCGCTGACGTGCTGATCGCCATTGGGCTGGCCACTTACGGCGCCAAGTCCGCTGCCAAGACTCAGATGTTGGAGACAGGCGGCGTGCTGGCGCTGGCGCAGGTCACGTTCATCAGCGAGACAGGCACCAGGATCAACGACCAACCGATGGTGAAGATCGGGCTGCACGTCGAGGGACCGGGGATCCGGCCGTTCGACGTCGAGGACCGGGTCATCGCCTCGGTGACGAGGCTGCCCCTGATCACCGGGCGCAAGTTGGTGGTGCTGGTCGACCCGGCCACCAACGAGTACCAAATCGATTGGAACCGAAGCGCGCTGGTGGGCGGCATGATGCCAGCTCAGTTCACGCTCGCGGAGGACGGCAACCGGACCTACGACCTGTCCGGCCAGGCGGGTCCGCTGATGGAGATCATGCAGATCCTCAAGGCCAACGGGGTACCGCTGAACGGGACCATCGACATCCGGTCCAATCCGGCGGTCCGGCAGCAGGTGATGAACGTGGTGAGGCGGGCCGCCGCGCAGCAGGTTCCGCCCGCGGCGCACATGGCGGCGCCTTCGGTGGATCCGGCGGCGGCGTACGTGCCGCCACCGATGCCCGCCGCGCCGGCACCGTCGACCGCCCAGCGATTGCAGGAGCTCGAGACGCTGCGCGCGATGGGCACGATCTCCGACGCCGAGTACGGCACCAAACGTCAGCAGATCATCTCCGAACTCTGA
- a CDS encoding PP2C family protein-serine/threonine phosphatase — protein MINVRAFTDVGLVRKRNEDAILVAGWLKQTREGSLVTMDFALSTPFVCAVADGMGGHAGGDLASRVALTVVAEESLDWRTDEDIAATLVETNARVRAVGVDADLQGLGTTVGGLCITDDAIVVFNVGDSPVFSITDGVLTQISIDDSVFDSNGRPTNIITQSLGQFPPVQPHLTVLPRQAGSYLMCSDGVSGVMTPAELATAVHQSDLDDLAADIIATTRANGAHDNFSFIIVAIPDLDDAI, from the coding sequence GTGATCAACGTACGGGCGTTCACCGACGTCGGTCTGGTGCGCAAGCGCAACGAGGACGCCATCCTGGTCGCTGGCTGGCTCAAACAGACACGCGAAGGTTCCCTCGTGACAATGGATTTCGCGCTGTCCACCCCGTTCGTGTGTGCCGTTGCCGACGGTATGGGCGGCCACGCCGGCGGCGACCTGGCGAGCCGGGTCGCGCTCACCGTCGTCGCCGAGGAGTCGCTCGACTGGCGCACCGACGAGGACATCGCAGCGACACTGGTCGAGACCAACGCGAGGGTTCGGGCCGTCGGCGTCGACGCAGACCTGCAAGGGCTGGGCACGACGGTCGGAGGGCTCTGCATCACCGACGACGCGATCGTCGTCTTCAATGTTGGTGACAGCCCGGTCTTCTCGATCACCGACGGTGTCCTGACTCAGATCTCGATCGACGACTCGGTGTTCGACTCCAACGGCAGGCCGACCAACATCATCACGCAGTCGCTTGGTCAGTTCCCGCCGGTGCAGCCGCATCTGACGGTGCTTCCGCGCCAAGCCGGTTCCTACCTGATGTGCTCGGACGGCGTCAGCGGCGTCATGACACCCGCGGAACTGGCGACGGCGGTCCATCAGTCCGACCTCGACGACCTCGCGGCCGACATCATCGCCACCACGCGCGCGAATGGCGCCCACGACAATTTCTCGTTCATCATCGTCGCGATCCCCGATCTCGACGACGCGATCTGA
- the tuf gene encoding elongation factor Tu, translating to MAKAKFERNKPHVNIGTIGHVDHGKTTLTAAITKVLHDKYPTLNESRAFDQIDNAPEERERGITINISHVEYQTEKRHYAHVDAPGHADYIKNMITGAAQMDGAILVVAATDGPMPQTKEHVLLARQVGVPYILVALNKADMVDDEELLELVEMEVRELLAAQEFDEEAPVIQVSALKALEGDPKWVKSVEDLMDAVDESVPDPIRETDKPFLMPVEDVFTITGRGTVVTGRVERGVINVNEEVEIVGIKPTVTKTTVTGVEMFRKLLDQGMAGDNVGLLVRGVKREDVERGQVVVKPGTTTPHTEFEGSVYILSKEEGGRHKPFLSNYRPQFYFRTTDVTGVVTLPEGTDIVMPGDNVDIGVKLIQPVAMDEGLRFAIREGGKTVGAGRVTKIIK from the coding sequence ACATCGGGACCATCGGTCACGTTGACCACGGCAAGACCACGTTGACCGCAGCAATCACCAAGGTTCTGCACGACAAGTACCCGACGTTGAACGAATCGCGCGCATTCGATCAGATCGACAATGCGCCCGAAGAGCGTGAGCGTGGCATCACGATCAACATCTCGCATGTTGAGTACCAGACGGAGAAGCGTCACTACGCGCACGTCGACGCCCCCGGCCACGCGGACTACATCAAGAACATGATCACCGGTGCCGCCCAGATGGACGGCGCAATCCTGGTGGTCGCCGCGACCGACGGCCCGATGCCCCAGACGAAGGAGCACGTGCTGCTCGCTCGTCAGGTCGGCGTGCCCTACATCCTGGTCGCGCTGAACAAGGCCGACATGGTCGACGACGAGGAGCTCCTCGAGCTCGTCGAGATGGAGGTCCGCGAACTGCTGGCCGCCCAGGAATTCGACGAGGAAGCGCCTGTCATCCAGGTCTCGGCCCTCAAGGCGCTCGAAGGCGACCCGAAGTGGGTCAAGTCCGTCGAGGACCTGATGGATGCCGTCGACGAGTCGGTCCCGGATCCGATTCGTGAAACCGACAAGCCGTTCCTGATGCCCGTCGAGGACGTTTTCACGATCACCGGCCGCGGCACCGTGGTCACCGGTCGCGTCGAGCGTGGCGTGATCAACGTGAACGAGGAAGTCGAGATCGTCGGCATCAAGCCGACCGTCACCAAGACGACCGTCACCGGCGTCGAGATGTTCCGCAAGCTGCTCGATCAGGGCATGGCCGGCGACAACGTCGGTCTGCTGGTTCGCGGTGTGAAGCGCGAGGACGTCGAGCGTGGCCAGGTCGTGGTCAAGCCCGGCACCACCACGCCGCACACCGAGTTCGAGGGCAGCGTCTACATCCTGTCCAAGGAAGAAGGCGGCCGTCACAAGCCGTTCCTGTCGAACTACCGTCCGCAGTTCTACTTCCGCACCACGGACGTGACCGGCGTCGTGACGTTGCCCGAGGGCACCGACATCGTGATGCCCGGCGACAACGTGGACATCGGCGTCAAGCTGATCCAGCCCGTCGCGATGGACGAGGGTCTGCGGTTCGCGATCCGTGAGGGCGGCAAGACCGTCGGCGCGGGCCGTGTCACCAAGATCATCAAGTGA